In one Melaminivora jejuensis genomic region, the following are encoded:
- a CDS encoding methanol/ethanol family PQQ-dependent dehydrogenase, producing MTPDSTRPMRLGLSALFVALSAAFALPAQAANVKPVSWEDIANDHKTTGDVLSYGLGLTAQRYSPAKALNTANVAGLVPVWSYSFGGEKQRGQEAQALIHDGVMYVTASYSRFVALDARSGKRLWTYEHRLPEDIRPCCDVVNRGPAIYGDKVYFGTLDARIVALDRNTGKVVWNEKFGDHKVGYTMTGAPFIIKDQKTGKVLLVHGSSGDEFGVVGWLYARDPETGKEVWARPMVEGHVGRLNGQPSTPTGDPKAPSWPDDPNSPTGKVEAWSQGGGAPWQTPSFDIETNTIVVGTGNPAPWNTWKRTAKGDDPRNWPSLYTSGQAYVDPTTGDLKGFFSHTPNDAWDFSGNNSVLLFDYKDPKSGKTIKASAHADRNGFFFLTDREKLAKADGGHPWKQNAIIGAYPFVDGITWAKGFDLKTGLPIENNNRPPEPKPGEEKGESIFVSPPFLGGTNWMPMSYSPDSGLFYIPANHWAMDYWSEQITYKPGAAYLGQGFRIKKLYDDHVGTLRAINPQTGKIVWEHKEEFPLWAGTLTTAGGLLITGTSDGFVKAFDNKSGKELWKFQTGSGVVSVPVTWEMDGEQYLAIQSGYGGAVPLWGGDMAELTKQVSQGGSMWVFKLPKAQKVAGK from the coding sequence ATGACCCCTGATTCCACACGCCCCATGCGCCTGGGCCTGAGCGCATTGTTCGTCGCCCTGTCCGCCGCTTTCGCACTGCCGGCACAGGCCGCCAACGTCAAGCCGGTGAGCTGGGAGGACATCGCCAACGACCACAAGACCACCGGCGACGTGCTCAGCTACGGACTGGGCCTGACGGCGCAGCGCTACAGCCCGGCCAAGGCGCTCAATACCGCCAACGTCGCCGGCCTGGTGCCCGTGTGGAGCTACTCCTTCGGTGGCGAGAAGCAGCGCGGCCAGGAGGCCCAGGCGCTGATCCACGACGGCGTGATGTACGTGACCGCCTCGTACTCGCGCTTCGTGGCGCTGGACGCGCGCAGCGGCAAGCGCCTGTGGACGTATGAGCACCGCCTGCCCGAGGACATCCGCCCGTGCTGCGACGTGGTCAACCGCGGCCCCGCCATCTACGGCGACAAGGTCTATTTCGGCACACTGGACGCGCGCATCGTGGCGCTGGATCGCAACACCGGCAAGGTGGTCTGGAACGAGAAGTTCGGCGACCACAAGGTCGGCTACACCATGACCGGCGCGCCCTTCATCATCAAGGATCAAAAGACCGGCAAGGTGCTGCTGGTGCATGGCTCCTCGGGCGACGAGTTCGGCGTGGTCGGCTGGCTGTACGCGCGCGACCCGGAGACCGGCAAGGAAGTGTGGGCGCGCCCCATGGTGGAGGGCCACGTGGGCCGCCTCAACGGCCAACCCAGCACGCCCACGGGCGACCCGAAGGCCCCGAGCTGGCCCGACGACCCGAACAGCCCCACCGGCAAGGTCGAGGCCTGGAGCCAGGGCGGCGGCGCGCCGTGGCAGACGCCCTCCTTCGACATCGAGACCAACACCATCGTCGTGGGCACCGGCAACCCGGCGCCCTGGAACACCTGGAAGCGCACCGCCAAGGGCGACGATCCGCGCAACTGGCCCAGCCTGTACACCTCGGGCCAGGCCTACGTCGATCCGACCACGGGCGACCTCAAGGGCTTTTTCTCGCACACGCCCAACGACGCCTGGGATTTCTCCGGCAACAACTCGGTGCTGCTGTTCGACTACAAAGATCCCAAGAGCGGCAAGACCATCAAGGCCTCGGCGCACGCCGACCGCAATGGCTTCTTCTTCCTGACCGACCGCGAAAAGCTTGCCAAGGCGGACGGTGGCCATCCCTGGAAGCAAAACGCCATCATCGGCGCCTATCCGTTCGTTGATGGCATCACTTGGGCCAAGGGCTTCGACCTCAAGACCGGCCTGCCCATCGAGAACAACAACCGCCCGCCCGAGCCCAAGCCCGGCGAGGAAAAGGGCGAGAGCATCTTCGTCTCGCCCCCGTTCCTGGGCGGCACCAACTGGATGCCCATGAGCTACAGCCCCGACTCGGGCCTGTTCTACATCCCGGCCAACCACTGGGCCATGGACTACTGGTCCGAGCAGATCACCTACAAGCCCGGCGCGGCCTACCTGGGCCAGGGCTTCCGCATCAAGAAACTCTATGACGACCACGTCGGCACCCTGCGCGCCATCAACCCGCAGACCGGCAAGATCGTCTGGGAGCACAAGGAGGAGTTCCCGCTGTGGGCCGGCACGCTGACCACCGCCGGCGGCCTGCTCATCACCGGCACCTCCGACGGTTTCGTCAAGGCCTTCGACAACAAGAGCGGCAAGGAACTGTGGAAATTCCAGACCGGCTCGGGCGTGGTCTCGGTGCCCGTGACCTGGGAGATGGACGGCGAGCAGTACCTGGCCATCCAGTCCGGCTACGGCGGCGCCGTGCCGCTGTGGGGCGGCGACATGGCCGAGCTGACCAAGCAGGTCTCGCAAGGCGGCTCGATGTGGGTCTTCAAACTGCCCAAGGCGCAGAAAGTCGCGGGCAAGTAA
- a CDS encoding pentapeptide repeat-containing protein, with amino-acid sequence MNPLTRLALASAACLAWAGSVHAQPTDAAPPAETAAAGQPLVVNGCPIWPYTRCPGADLRHASLVGKNLAGADLRGANLTRADLRGANLSAANLDGADLTGARLTKASAANTDFRNARFIGTDLEATRLMRSDFSGAEFRGANLEMARLNHAWFVGTRFIGSNLQESKFVATNLKDAFFEGNFTRYTIFTESAMDECRGCHPDWR; translated from the coding sequence ATGAATCCCCTCACCCGCCTGGCCCTGGCCAGCGCCGCCTGTCTGGCATGGGCTGGCAGCGTCCATGCCCAGCCCACAGACGCCGCACCGCCCGCCGAAACCGCAGCCGCCGGACAGCCCCTGGTGGTCAACGGCTGCCCGATCTGGCCCTACACCCGCTGCCCCGGCGCCGACCTGCGCCACGCCAGCTTGGTCGGCAAGAACCTGGCCGGCGCCGATCTGCGCGGGGCCAATCTGACGCGCGCCGACCTGCGCGGCGCCAACCTGTCGGCAGCCAACCTGGACGGCGCCGACCTGACCGGCGCGCGCCTGACCAAGGCCTCGGCGGCCAACACCGATTTCAGGAACGCCCGCTTCATCGGCACCGACCTGGAGGCCACGCGGCTGATGCGCTCGGATTTTTCCGGCGCCGAATTTCGCGGCGCCAACCTGGAGATGGCGCGGCTGAACCATGCCTGGTTCGTCGGCACGCGCTTCATCGGCAGCAACCTGCAGGAAAGCAAGTTCGTCGCCACCAACCTGAAGGACGCCTTCTTCGAGGGCAACTTCACGCGCTACACCATATTCACCGAGTCGGCCATGGACGAATGCCGGGGCTGCCATCCGGACTGGAGGTAA
- a CDS encoding c-type cytochrome — protein MQQYTRISIQARARSGLAALALLAVGVLVGAAAHAIERVAPQVDASALPEQARTWAEPNPLRGNEAAIALGRSAFNQSCARCHGEDANGSRSPAPDLRRLGLGCRRIQDAALRQRCMGDADAFFIHSVRYGKQKFGIVHMPPWEGVIGPDVAWALRSFIESNPLR, from the coding sequence ATGCAGCAGTACACACGCATTTCCATCCAGGCCCGGGCGCGCTCGGGCCTGGCTGCCCTGGCACTGCTGGCAGTCGGGGTGCTGGTCGGCGCTGCCGCCCACGCCATCGAGCGCGTGGCCCCGCAGGTGGATGCCTCGGCGCTGCCCGAGCAGGCCCGCACCTGGGCCGAGCCCAACCCGCTGCGCGGCAACGAGGCGGCCATCGCCCTGGGACGCAGCGCCTTCAACCAAAGCTGCGCGCGCTGCCACGGCGAGGATGCCAACGGCTCGCGCTCGCCGGCGCCCGACCTGCGCCGCCTGGGCCTGGGCTGCCGGCGCATCCAGGATGCGGCGCTGCGCCAGCGCTGCATGGGCGATGCCGATGCCTTCTTCATCCATTCGGTGCGCTATGGCAAGCAAAAATTCGGCATCGTCCACATGCCGCCGTGGGAAGGTGTGATCGGCCCGGACGTGGCCTGGGCGCTGCGCAGCTTCATTGAAAGCAACCCATTGCGCTGA
- a CDS encoding alpha/beta fold hydrolase produces the protein MTCKNDATTPSWPAPRHLPRSHLHRVAWRDVGAPAGEPWLLLHGGPGSGCQPGMLAPFDLRRQRVIAVDQRGAGASRPHGRVPGNHLQALVADLEALRRQLGLQRWALLAGSWGTVVALAYARQYPQRVQRLVLRGAFGLTRREVGGLLEVRATRWRLPGGAALWPARAAMPLPALLARLEQLLRSATPAAPRLHAQRGWALRELRDALHGLRRSLRHARGAELAARRPAWKALARQRRRALAGLRLARATPADRRLWVKYRLQAHYLRRRGFMRPGGLDAAVLALAQSGTPVQWLHGRFDAICPPQASRRWAAMGAGRGRRRRVRCRPAAIWAMRRRCCRRCVPACAAPSRHWMKNDEKWLKPLPGKR, from the coding sequence ATGACATGCAAGAACGATGCCACCACACCCTCCTGGCCAGCGCCGCGCCATCTGCCGCGCAGCCATCTGCACCGCGTCGCCTGGCGCGACGTGGGCGCGCCTGCCGGCGAGCCCTGGCTGCTGCTGCATGGCGGGCCGGGCAGCGGCTGCCAGCCGGGGATGCTGGCGCCGTTCGACCTGCGCCGCCAGCGGGTGATTGCCGTCGATCAGCGCGGCGCCGGCGCCTCGCGCCCGCATGGGCGCGTGCCGGGTAACCACCTGCAGGCGCTGGTGGCTGATCTGGAAGCGCTGCGCCGGCAGCTCGGCCTGCAGCGCTGGGCGTTGCTGGCTGGCTCCTGGGGCACGGTGGTGGCGCTGGCCTATGCGCGCCAGTACCCGCAGCGCGTGCAGCGCCTAGTGCTGCGCGGTGCCTTCGGGCTGACGCGCCGGGAGGTCGGCGGCTTGCTGGAGGTGCGCGCCACACGCTGGCGCCTGCCTGGCGGCGCGGCACTCTGGCCGGCCCGCGCGGCTATGCCGCTACCCGCGCTGCTGGCGCGGCTGGAGCAATTGCTCCGAAGCGCAACACCGGCTGCTCCACGGCTGCACGCCCAGCGCGGCTGGGCGCTGCGCGAGCTGCGCGATGCCCTGCACGGCCTGCGGCGCAGCCTGCGCCACGCCAGGGGTGCGGAGCTGGCCGCGCGCCGGCCAGCATGGAAGGCGCTGGCGCGCCAGCGCCGCCGAGCGCTGGCCGGGCTGCGCCTGGCGCGGGCCACGCCGGCAGATCGCCGGCTGTGGGTGAAGTACCGGCTGCAGGCGCATTACCTGCGCCGCCGTGGCTTCATGCGCCCGGGCGGGCTGGATGCCGCCGTGCTGGCGCTGGCGCAGTCTGGTACGCCGGTGCAGTGGCTGCATGGCCGCTTCGATGCGATCTGCCCACCCCAGGCCAGCCGCCGCTGGGCGGCCATGGGGGCGGGCCGGGGGCGCCGGCGGCGTGTACGTTGCCGGCCAGCGGCCATCTGGGCCATGAGGCGCAGATGCTGCAGGCGCTGCGTGCCAGCGTGCGCAGCGCCATCCAGGCATTGGATGAAAAATGATGAAAAGTGGCTGAAACCCTTGCCGGGCAAGCGTTAG
- the pqqA gene encoding pyrroloquinoline quinone precursor peptide PqqA has translation MQWNTPAFTDLRFGFEITMYIANR, from the coding sequence ATGCAATGGAACACCCCCGCCTTCACCGACCTGCGCTTCGGCTTTGAAATCACCATGTACATCGCCAACCGCTGA
- the pqqC gene encoding pyrroloquinoline-quinone synthase PqqC: MDIATEPAPPADLPAWSPEEFEARLRDKGAAYHIHHPFNQRLNSGACTPQQVRCWVANRFYYQICIPRKDAAILANMPERAERRLWITRILDHDGHGEHQGAAAGGIEAWTRLGQAVGIEREELWSLRRVVPGVRFACDAYVNFAARAPWQEAVCSSLTEMFAPQIHKDRLATWPLHYPWIDPQGLAYFRSRIPLASRDVEHGLRVTLAHFTTRAAQQRALDILHFKLDILWSMLDAIEKACHEPA, from the coding sequence ATGGACATCGCCACCGAGCCGGCCCCGCCCGCCGACCTGCCAGCCTGGAGCCCCGAGGAGTTCGAGGCCCGGCTGCGCGACAAGGGCGCGGCCTACCACATCCACCACCCCTTCAACCAGCGCCTGAACTCCGGCGCCTGCACGCCCCAGCAGGTGCGCTGCTGGGTGGCCAACCGCTTCTATTACCAGATCTGCATCCCGCGCAAGGACGCCGCCATCCTGGCCAACATGCCCGAGCGCGCCGAGCGCCGGCTGTGGATCACGCGCATCCTCGACCACGACGGCCACGGCGAACACCAGGGAGCTGCCGCCGGCGGCATCGAGGCCTGGACGCGCCTGGGCCAGGCCGTGGGCATTGAGCGCGAGGAGCTGTGGTCGCTGCGCCGCGTCGTGCCCGGCGTGCGCTTTGCCTGCGACGCCTACGTCAACTTTGCCGCCCGCGCGCCCTGGCAGGAGGCCGTGTGCTCGTCGCTGACCGAGATGTTCGCGCCGCAGATCCACAAGGATCGCCTGGCCACCTGGCCGCTGCACTATCCGTGGATAGACCCGCAGGGCTTGGCGTACTTTCGCTCGCGCATCCCGCTGGCCAGCCGCGATGTCGAGCACGGCCTGCGCGTGACGCTGGCGCATTTCACGACCCGCGCGGCGCAGCAGCGCGCGCTGGACATCCTGCACTTCAAGCTCGACATCCTGTGGAGCATGCTCGACGCCATCGAAAAGGCCTGCCATGAGCCAGCCTGA
- the pqqD gene encoding pyrroloquinoline quinone biosynthesis peptide chaperone PqqD: protein MSQPDAAFPDLAEAPALPRLSRRLRLQYEPAQGRWVLLYPEGMVQLNDSAAEILRRCDGRHTVAEIVGELEVLFETRGIAAQVQSLIEEGTRRGWLD, encoded by the coding sequence ATGAGCCAGCCTGACGCCGCCTTCCCCGACCTGGCCGAAGCGCCCGCCCTGCCGCGCCTGTCGCGCCGCCTGCGCCTGCAGTACGAGCCGGCCCAGGGCCGCTGGGTGCTGCTGTACCCCGAGGGCATGGTGCAGCTCAACGACAGCGCCGCCGAGATACTGCGCCGCTGCGATGGCCGCCACACCGTGGCCGAGATCGTCGGCGAGCTGGAGGTGCTGTTCGAGACGCGCGGCATTGCCGCGCAGGTGCAGTCGCTGATCGAGGAGGGCACGCGCCGTGGCTGGCTCGACTGA
- the pqqE gene encoding pyrroloquinoline quinone biosynthesis protein PqqE, protein MAGSTEGPAPPLWLLAELTYRCPLHCVFCYNPTRYTRAGPELSTAQWVDVMRQARALGAAQLGFSGGEPLLRGDLEELVQEARQLGYYTNLITSGVGLSAARARRLKDAGLDHVQLSFQDSTRELNDFLSHTRTFELKQKVARTIKEHDWPMVMNCVLHRHNLPHVGTIIEMALALQAEYLELANVQYYGWAWLNRDQLMPTREQLREAEAVVQSWRERIGSRCRLLFVVPDYFEERPKACMNGWGSVFLSIAPDGLAMPCHNARDLPGLALPHVAEHSIADIWQRSQAFNAYRGEHWMHEPCRSCDERHKDFGGCRCQAFLLTGDAAATDPVCAKSPAHGQIVQLVRDAPARRHIPLVFRSDAQSRALG, encoded by the coding sequence GTGGCTGGCTCGACTGAAGGCCCGGCGCCGCCGCTGTGGCTGCTGGCCGAGCTGACCTACCGCTGTCCGCTGCACTGCGTGTTTTGCTACAACCCGACGCGCTACACGCGCGCCGGCCCCGAGCTGAGCACCGCCCAATGGGTCGATGTCATGCGCCAGGCGCGCGCCCTGGGGGCGGCGCAGCTGGGCTTTTCCGGCGGCGAACCCCTGCTGCGCGGCGACCTGGAGGAGCTGGTGCAGGAAGCCCGCCAGCTGGGCTACTACACCAACCTGATCACCTCCGGCGTCGGCCTGAGCGCGGCACGCGCGCGCCGCCTCAAGGACGCCGGGCTGGATCATGTGCAGCTGTCGTTCCAGGACAGCACGCGCGAGCTCAACGACTTCCTGAGCCACACGCGTACCTTCGAGCTCAAGCAGAAAGTGGCGCGCACCATCAAGGAGCACGACTGGCCGATGGTCATGAACTGCGTGCTGCACCGCCACAACCTGCCGCACGTGGGCACCATCATCGAAATGGCGCTGGCGCTGCAGGCCGAGTACCTGGAGCTGGCCAACGTGCAGTACTACGGCTGGGCCTGGCTCAACCGCGACCAGCTCATGCCCACGCGCGAGCAGCTGCGCGAGGCCGAGGCCGTGGTGCAGTCCTGGCGCGAGCGCATCGGCAGCCGCTGCCGGCTGCTGTTTGTCGTGCCCGATTACTTCGAGGAGCGCCCCAAGGCCTGCATGAACGGCTGGGGTTCGGTGTTCCTGAGCATCGCCCCGGACGGCCTGGCCATGCCCTGCCACAACGCGCGCGACCTGCCCGGCCTGGCCCTACCCCACGTCGCCGAGCACAGCATTGCCGACATCTGGCAGCGCAGCCAGGCCTTCAACGCCTACCGGGGCGAGCACTGGATGCACGAGCCCTGCCGCAGCTGCGACGAGCGCCACAAGGACTTCGGCGGCTGCCGCTGCCAGGCTTTCTTGCTCACCGGCGACGCCGCCGCCACCGACCCGGTGTGCGCCAAGTCGCCGGCGCACGGCCAGATCGTCCAGCTGGTGCGCGACGCCCCGGCGCGCCGGCACATCCCGCTGGTGTTTCGCAGCGACGCCCAGTCGCGCGCCCTCGGATGA
- a CDS encoding c-type cytochrome, with protein MALLAGTCFACHGAQGAAPPAAAQAMPRLQGRPAAELLQRMQALRRGQVAQASVMPLLLQGYDEAQLQALAQWFAQSPPTQECGTSEPQPRPAMPPQAP; from the coding sequence ATGGCGCTGCTGGCCGGCACCTGCTTTGCCTGCCACGGCGCGCAAGGCGCGGCGCCGCCGGCTGCCGCCCAGGCCATGCCGCGCCTGCAGGGCCGGCCAGCCGCTGAGCTGCTGCAGCGGATGCAGGCCCTGCGCCGTGGCCAGGTGGCGCAGGCCAGCGTCATGCCGCTGCTGCTGCAGGGCTACGACGAGGCGCAGTTGCAGGCGCTGGCGCAGTGGTTTGCCCAGTCACCGCCCACCCAGGAATGCGGCACCAGCGAGCCGCAGCCAAGGCCCGCAATGCCGCCGCAAGCCCCTTGA
- a CDS encoding NAD(P)/FAD-dependent oxidoreductase: protein MSLLPAPSPAPLSRRRLLARALPVAAGLALPALVRAHAASARVVVVGGGFGGASAARYLRQYAPDVQVTLVEPAQRFFTCPFSNHVLAGLRTLDSIGHGYDGLRCAGVQVLHTRALQVDADTRTLRLEGAQALPWDRLVLSPGVDLRWDALEGYGQAAAALAPHAWKAGEQTLLLQRQLQAMRDGGTFVMVIPDNPYRCPPGPYERAALVAHYLHRHKPRSKLLLLDAKNNFSKKELFLQGWQQLYGDMIEWVGLAQDGQVVRVDAKALEVETLFGTRHRADVLNVIPPQHAGAIARSAGVCDASGWAPVRGESLESRLVPGIHVLGDAALAGPIPKSAFAASNQGRVVAAAIAAELTGQPAPTAWYANTCYSLLGPGYGISVSGVYRASAGQIVALPHAVGASALDGSAALRAAEARNGAAWYAAMSADIWGTPR, encoded by the coding sequence GTGAGCCTGCTCCCCGCCCCGTCCCCAGCCCCACTGTCGCGCCGCCGCCTGCTGGCGCGCGCCCTGCCGGTCGCTGCCGGCCTGGCGCTGCCGGCACTGGTGCGCGCACACGCCGCCAGCGCCCGGGTGGTCGTGGTCGGCGGCGGCTTCGGCGGCGCCAGCGCTGCGCGCTACCTGCGCCAGTACGCTCCTGACGTACAGGTCACGCTGGTCGAGCCGGCGCAGCGGTTCTTCACCTGCCCGTTTTCCAACCATGTGCTGGCCGGTCTGCGCACGCTGGACAGCATCGGCCACGGCTACGACGGCCTGCGCTGCGCCGGCGTGCAGGTGCTGCATACCCGGGCGCTGCAGGTCGATGCCGACACGCGCACGCTGCGCCTGGAGGGCGCCCAGGCGCTGCCCTGGGATCGGCTGGTGCTGTCGCCTGGCGTCGATCTGCGCTGGGACGCGCTCGAAGGCTACGGCCAGGCCGCCGCCGCCCTGGCGCCGCACGCCTGGAAGGCGGGCGAGCAGACGCTGCTGCTGCAGCGCCAGCTGCAGGCCATGCGCGACGGCGGCACTTTCGTCATGGTCATCCCGGACAACCCCTACCGCTGCCCGCCCGGCCCCTACGAGCGTGCGGCGCTGGTGGCGCACTACCTGCACCGGCACAAGCCGCGCAGCAAGCTGCTACTGCTGGACGCCAAGAACAACTTCTCCAAAAAGGAGCTGTTCCTGCAGGGCTGGCAGCAGCTCTACGGCGACATGATCGAGTGGGTCGGCCTGGCGCAGGACGGCCAGGTGGTGCGCGTCGATGCGAAGGCGCTGGAGGTCGAGACCCTGTTCGGCACGCGCCACCGGGCCGACGTGCTCAACGTCATCCCACCCCAGCACGCCGGCGCGATCGCCCGCAGCGCCGGCGTGTGCGACGCCAGCGGCTGGGCGCCCGTGCGGGGCGAGAGCCTGGAGTCGCGCCTGGTGCCTGGCATCCATGTGCTGGGCGATGCGGCGCTGGCCGGCCCTATCCCGAAATCAGCCTTCGCGGCCAGCAACCAGGGCCGCGTGGTGGCCGCCGCCATTGCCGCCGAGCTGACCGGCCAGCCCGCGCCCACGGCCTGGTACGCCAACACCTGCTACAGCCTGCTGGGGCCGGGCTACGGCATCTCGGTCTCGGGGGTGTACCGCGCCAGCGCGGGCCAGATCGTCGCCCTGCCCCACGCCGTGGGCGCCAGCGCGCTGGACGGCAGCGCTGCGCTGCGTGCCGCCGAGGCGCGCAATGGCGCCGCCTGGTACGCCGCCATGAGCGCCGATATCTGGGGCACGCCACGTTGA
- a CDS encoding c-type cytochrome, translating to MRSVHFLTLGLLLAGAAAQATPAAGDLAAAADLAKANGCYSCHSAAEKIVGPAFVSVADKYASDKDAVASLAQSIQMGSKGKWGRAAMPAHPSLSAGDVKLLAAWVLATRP from the coding sequence ATGCGTTCTGTTCACTTTCTCACCCTCGGCTTGCTGCTGGCCGGCGCTGCCGCCCAGGCCACGCCGGCTGCCGGCGACCTGGCCGCAGCCGCTGACCTGGCCAAGGCCAATGGCTGCTACAGCTGCCACTCGGCGGCGGAAAAAATCGTCGGGCCGGCCTTTGTCTCGGTGGCGGACAAGTACGCCAGCGACAAGGACGCCGTGGCCTCGCTGGCCCAGTCCATCCAGATGGGCTCCAAGGGCAAGTGGGGCCGCGCCGCCATGCCGGCCCATCCCAGCCTGAGCGCTGGCGATGTCAAGCTGCTGGCCGCCTGGGTTCTGGCCACCAGGCCATGA
- a CDS encoding quinoprotein relay system zinc metallohydrolase 1: MSAARRTCAAAVLLAAASGLAASAGTPAPAAAQATAAAAFAPPDAQRLDYRLQPRRIAENTWVIEGEVADFSRANGCNIINTAFIATGDGVLVINTGPSRLYGEQQRRAIARVTGEPVRQVLNLNLHPDYFLGNQAWADTPVAALPGSIAGMQREAAAYEDNLYRVCGDWMRGTQAAPAREPLQPGTLELGRHRFTLQRLHGHTGDDLVVLDERTGVLFAGGLVFAERVPSTPHADPAAWLASLDTLAQWHAQQRFALVVPSHGPVHAGLAGVAQTRDWLQWLGRLMADSAGRGIDLSELLRAPVPARFARWGAQPAELQRSLVQWYPGHERRALERAQR; encoded by the coding sequence ATGAGTGCCGCCCGCCGTACCTGTGCCGCTGCCGTGCTGCTGGCCGCCGCCTCCGGTCTTGCCGCCAGCGCTGGCACACCCGCCCCGGCTGCTGCGCAAGCCACTGCAGCCGCCGCTTTTGCGCCCCCCGACGCGCAGCGCCTGGACTACCGTCTGCAGCCGCGCCGCATCGCCGAGAACACCTGGGTCATCGAGGGCGAGGTGGCCGATTTCTCGCGCGCCAACGGCTGCAACATCATCAATACCGCCTTCATTGCCACAGGCGATGGCGTGCTGGTCATCAACACCGGCCCCTCGCGCCTGTACGGCGAGCAGCAGCGCCGCGCCATCGCCCGCGTCACCGGCGAGCCGGTGCGCCAGGTGCTGAACCTGAACCTGCATCCGGACTATTTCCTGGGCAACCAGGCCTGGGCCGACACACCCGTGGCGGCGCTGCCCGGCAGCATTGCCGGGATGCAGCGCGAGGCCGCCGCCTACGAGGACAACCTCTACCGCGTCTGCGGCGACTGGATGCGCGGCACCCAGGCGGCGCCGGCGCGCGAGCCGCTGCAGCCGGGCACGCTGGAGCTGGGCCGCCACCGCTTCACGCTGCAGCGCCTGCACGGGCACACCGGCGACGATCTGGTGGTGCTGGACGAGCGCACCGGCGTGCTGTTTGCCGGCGGCCTGGTGTTTGCCGAGCGCGTGCCGAGCACGCCGCACGCCGACCCGGCCGCCTGGCTGGCCAGCCTGGACACGCTGGCGCAGTGGCATGCGCAGCAGCGCTTTGCCCTGGTCGTGCCCAGCCACGGGCCGGTACATGCCGGCCTGGCCGGGGTGGCGCAGACGCGCGACTGGCTGCAGTGGCTCGGGCGCCTGATGGCCGACAGCGCCGGGCGCGGCATCGATCTGAGCGAGTTGCTGCGCGCGCCGGTGCCCGCGCGCTTTGCCCGCTGGGGCGCGCAGCCCGCCGAACTGCAGCGCAGCCTGGTGCAGTGGTATCCGGGCCACGAGCGGCGTGCGTTGGAGCGCGCCCAGCGTTGA
- a CDS encoding quinoprotein dehydrogenase-associated SoxYZ-like carrier has protein sequence MQDRRSWLLAGLGGLAGWAGEGLAPQAWAAQQAGAPDRAGGDPLGSLQWPTLREQFLGADARVRFSDAVQVYTPAFADDTMNVPLQIDARPLAAAGTPIQRILVAVDRNPVREVLAFEPLRALPMLAFRIRLEQASPVRAMAQTEDGVWHVGSALAQAPGGGCTVSGASRLDGSWKSTLNQVQARIFRNVLEGSRRLRVSVMHPMDTGLVAGIPAFYIEQLQLLDAGGAPWWRLALHEPVSENPFLTFELPLQGPQVFRLTGQDNNGNRIDAEVRA, from the coding sequence ATGCAAGATCGCAGAAGCTGGCTGCTGGCAGGATTGGGCGGGCTGGCAGGATGGGCAGGAGAGGGCCTGGCGCCACAGGCCTGGGCCGCGCAGCAGGCTGGCGCGCCGGATCGCGCGGGCGGCGATCCGCTGGGTTCGCTGCAATGGCCGACGCTGCGCGAGCAGTTCCTGGGCGCGGATGCGCGCGTGCGCTTCAGCGACGCCGTGCAGGTGTACACGCCGGCCTTTGCCGACGACACCATGAATGTGCCGCTGCAGATCGATGCACGGCCCCTGGCCGCTGCCGGCACGCCGATCCAGCGCATCCTGGTGGCGGTCGATCGCAATCCGGTGCGCGAGGTGCTTGCCTTCGAGCCGCTGCGCGCTCTGCCCATGCTGGCGTTTCGCATCCGGCTGGAGCAGGCCTCGCCGGTGCGCGCCATGGCGCAGACCGAGGATGGCGTGTGGCACGTCGGCAGCGCCCTGGCCCAGGCACCGGGCGGGGGCTGCACGGTCTCGGGCGCCTCGCGCCTCGACGGCTCGTGGAAGAGCACGCTCAATCAGGTGCAGGCGCGTATCTTCAGGAACGTCCTGGAGGGCAGCCGGCGCCTGCGCGTGAGCGTCATGCACCCCATGGACACCGGCCTGGTGGCCGGCATTCCGGCGTTCTACATCGAGCAGCTGCAACTGCTCGATGCCGGCGGCGCGCCGTGGTGGCGGCTGGCGCTGCATGAGCCGGTGTCGGAAAACCCCTTCCTGACCTTCGAGCTGCCGCTGCAGGGGCCGCAGGTCTTTCGCCTGACAGGGCAGGACAACAACGGCAACCGCATCGATGCCGAGGTGCGTGCATGA